One stretch of Cellulomonas wangsupingiae DNA includes these proteins:
- the thrC gene encoding threonine synthase: MAHQWRGVIAEYADRLPAHVQQRVVTLGEGGTPLVPAPALSALTGADVHVKVEGMNPTASFKDRGMTTAISAAAARGAKAVVCASTGNTSASAAAYATRAGMVCAVLVPDGKIAMGKLSQAIAHGARLLQVDGNFDDCLIAARKLAEAYPVELVNSVNPDRIEGQKTAAFEVVDALGDAPDIHCLPVGNAGNITAYWKGYREYAGLDAGAGLPAVATRTPAVWGFQAAGAAPIVLGYPVDDPETIATAIRIGNPASWQQAEEARDVSGGVIESVTDEQILAAHRVLSAEVGVFVEPASAAGVAGLLARAERGLVPAGARIVVTVTGHGLKDPQWALRTADGSEVQPVRVTADVVSIADALGLA; this comes from the coding sequence ATGGCCCACCAGTGGCGCGGCGTCATCGCCGAGTACGCCGACCGTCTGCCCGCCCACGTCCAGCAGCGCGTCGTCACGCTGGGGGAGGGCGGCACGCCGCTCGTGCCCGCCCCGGCGCTGTCGGCCCTCACGGGCGCCGACGTGCACGTCAAGGTCGAGGGCATGAACCCGACGGCGTCCTTCAAGGACCGCGGCATGACGACGGCCATCTCCGCCGCCGCCGCCCGCGGCGCCAAGGCCGTGGTGTGCGCGTCGACCGGCAACACGTCCGCGTCCGCCGCCGCCTACGCGACGCGCGCGGGCATGGTGTGCGCCGTCCTCGTGCCCGACGGCAAGATCGCGATGGGCAAGCTCAGCCAGGCGATCGCCCACGGTGCGCGGCTGCTGCAGGTCGACGGCAACTTCGACGACTGCCTGATCGCGGCCCGCAAGCTCGCCGAGGCGTACCCCGTCGAGCTGGTGAACTCCGTCAACCCCGACCGCATCGAGGGGCAGAAGACGGCGGCGTTCGAGGTCGTCGACGCGCTCGGCGACGCCCCGGACATCCACTGCCTGCCCGTGGGCAACGCCGGGAACATCACGGCCTACTGGAAGGGCTACCGCGAGTACGCCGGGCTCGACGCCGGGGCCGGCCTGCCCGCCGTCGCGACCCGGACGCCCGCCGTGTGGGGCTTCCAGGCCGCCGGCGCGGCGCCGATCGTGCTCGGCTACCCCGTCGACGACCCCGAGACCATCGCGACGGCCATCCGCATCGGCAACCCCGCGTCCTGGCAGCAGGCGGAGGAGGCGCGCGACGTGTCGGGCGGTGTCATCGAGTCCGTCACCGACGAGCAGATCCTCGCGGCGCACCGCGTCCTGTCCGCCGAGGTCGGCGTGTTCGTCGAGCCGGCCTCCGCCGCGGGCGTCGCCGGGCTGCTCGCGCGTGCCGAGCGCGGCCTGGTGCCCGCCGGCGCGCGGATCGTCGTGACCGTCACGGGCCACGGGCTGAAGGACCCGCAGTGGGCACTGCGCACCGCCGACGGCAGCGAGGTGCAGCCCGTGCGCGTGACGGCCGACGTCGTGTCGATCGCCGACGCGCTCGGCCTGGCCTGA
- the thrB gene encoding homoserine kinase yields the protein MRLRAAHVRVRVPATSANLGPGFDALGLALGLHDEIEVRALGAPGVRVEVHGEGAGSVPDDETHLVVRALRAALDHVGAPQTGLHLVCRNRVPHGRGLGSSAAAVVGGILAARGLVEPGALDDDVALALATQFEGHPDNAAPALLGGLTVAWSDDATGDVAPVRAARLEVHRDLAPVAVVPPGHLSTHAARGVLPARVPHADAAWQAGRAALLVEALGRRPDLLLPATQDRLHQGYRREVMPASLALVDALRAQGVAAVVSGAGPTVLVLARRAPGSQDGTDADAAVADAFGGVMAGWRVLRLPVDATGAEVTTLLD from the coding sequence GTGCGGCTGCGCGCGGCGCACGTGCGGGTCCGGGTCCCCGCCACGTCGGCGAACCTCGGGCCGGGCTTCGACGCGCTCGGGCTCGCCCTGGGCCTGCACGACGAGATCGAGGTCCGGGCGCTCGGTGCGCCGGGCGTCCGGGTCGAGGTGCACGGCGAGGGCGCCGGGTCGGTGCCGGACGACGAGACGCACCTCGTGGTGCGGGCGCTGCGCGCCGCCCTCGACCACGTCGGGGCGCCCCAGACGGGCCTGCACCTGGTCTGCCGCAACCGCGTGCCGCACGGCCGCGGGCTCGGGTCGTCGGCCGCGGCCGTCGTCGGCGGCATCCTGGCCGCCCGTGGCCTCGTGGAGCCCGGGGCGCTCGACGACGACGTCGCCCTGGCGCTGGCCACGCAGTTCGAGGGGCATCCGGACAACGCCGCGCCGGCGCTCCTGGGTGGGCTGACCGTCGCCTGGTCCGACGACGCGACGGGCGACGTCGCCCCGGTGCGGGCCGCGCGTCTCGAGGTGCACCGGGACCTCGCACCCGTGGCCGTGGTGCCGCCGGGTCACCTGTCGACGCACGCGGCGCGCGGCGTGCTGCCCGCGCGGGTGCCGCACGCGGACGCGGCCTGGCAGGCGGGCCGGGCGGCCCTGCTGGTCGAGGCGCTGGGACGCCGCCCGGACCTGCTGCTGCCCGCGACGCAGGACCGGCTGCACCAGGGCTACCGCCGTGAGGTGATGCCCGCCTCGCTCGCGCTCGTCGACGCCCTGCGGGCGCAGGGGGTCGCGGCCGTCGTGTCGGGTGCGGGGCCGACCGTGCTGGTGCTCGCCCGCCGCGCACCGGGTTCGCAGGACGGCACCGACGCGGACGCGGCGGTGGCCGACGCGTTCGGCGGCGTGATGGCCGGCTGGCGGGTGCTGCGGCTGCCGGTGGACGCGACGGGTGCGGAGGTCACGACGCTGCTCGACTGA
- the rho gene encoding transcription termination factor Rho: protein MTDTIDAAASTTGGSGSGSISAMRLPELQALAAQLGVKSTSKMRKGDLVQAISAARSGERPEPVEARTATRRARTVVEEQTEAPTQTAPAERPVRARERSGGGRDALATLEAVLDARLAPHEQRDDRAARAADAVGAVTGERRSRRAGRGAGAPVGADGAPQGEPAERQRAEREPERQQGDRQQAERQQGDRQQGDRQQVERDQGERRQATQGTQGGPNPQGAEHQDDDERGGRRRRSRDRYRDRDRDRDRKRGRPRGGQGDLPGLDEVEVTDDDVLLPVAGILDVLDSYAFVRTTGYLPGPNDVYVSLNQVKKHGLRRGDAITGAVRQPREGEQAPQGNRPSKFNALVRLDAVNGSDPEEARQRPEFTKLTPLYPQERLRLETEPGRLTPRVIDIVAPIGKGQRGLIVAPPKAGKTIIMQQIANAIAANNPEVHLMVVLVDERPEEVTDMERTVKGEVIASTFDRPASDHTIVAELAIERAKRLVELGQDVVVLLDSLTRLSRAYNLAAPASGRILSGGVDASALYPPKRFFGAARNIENGGSLTILASALVETGSKMDEVIFEEFKGTGNMELRLSRSLADKRIFPAVDVNASGTRREEVLMSNDELKIVYKLRRVLGGLDQQQAIELLLGKLRETKSNVEFLLQVQKTTPGHNGPALEDGVGKVV, encoded by the coding sequence GTGACAGACACCATCGATGCCGCCGCGAGCACCACGGGCGGCTCGGGCTCCGGGAGCATCTCCGCGATGCGACTGCCGGAGCTCCAGGCGCTCGCCGCACAGCTCGGCGTGAAGAGCACGAGCAAGATGCGCAAGGGCGACCTGGTGCAGGCGATCTCCGCCGCCCGCTCCGGCGAGCGGCCGGAGCCCGTGGAGGCGCGCACGGCGACGCGCCGCGCGCGGACCGTCGTCGAGGAGCAGACCGAGGCGCCCACGCAGACCGCGCCGGCCGAGCGTCCCGTGCGTGCGCGGGAGCGCTCCGGTGGCGGCCGTGACGCGCTGGCGACCCTCGAGGCGGTGCTCGACGCGCGGCTCGCTCCGCACGAGCAGCGTGACGACCGGGCGGCCCGGGCCGCGGACGCGGTCGGTGCCGTGACCGGCGAGCGGCGCTCGCGCCGTGCCGGCCGGGGTGCCGGGGCACCGGTCGGCGCCGACGGCGCGCCGCAGGGCGAGCCCGCCGAGCGTCAGCGGGCCGAGCGCGAGCCCGAGCGTCAGCAGGGTGACCGTCAGCAGGCCGAGCGCCAGCAGGGCGACCGCCAGCAGGGCGACCGTCAGCAGGTGGAGCGCGACCAGGGTGAGCGTCGCCAGGCGACGCAGGGCACCCAGGGCGGGCCGAACCCGCAGGGCGCCGAGCATCAGGACGACGACGAGCGCGGCGGGCGGCGGCGACGCTCGCGGGACCGCTACCGCGACCGGGACCGTGACCGGGACCGCAAGCGCGGCCGTCCCCGCGGCGGCCAGGGTGACCTGCCGGGTCTGGACGAGGTGGAGGTCACGGACGACGACGTGCTGCTGCCCGTCGCCGGCATCCTCGACGTGCTGGACTCGTACGCCTTCGTGCGGACGACCGGCTACCTGCCCGGCCCGAACGACGTGTACGTCTCGTTGAACCAGGTCAAGAAGCACGGCCTGCGCCGTGGCGACGCGATCACCGGAGCGGTCCGGCAGCCCCGTGAGGGCGAGCAGGCGCCGCAGGGCAACCGCCCCAGCAAGTTCAACGCCCTGGTGCGGCTGGACGCGGTCAACGGCTCGGACCCGGAGGAGGCGCGCCAGCGTCCGGAGTTCACGAAGCTCACGCCGCTGTACCCGCAGGAGCGGCTGCGCCTGGAGACCGAGCCCGGCCGGCTGACGCCCCGCGTCATCGACATCGTCGCGCCGATCGGCAAGGGCCAGCGCGGCCTGATCGTCGCGCCACCGAAGGCCGGCAAGACGATCATCATGCAGCAGATCGCCAACGCGATCGCCGCGAACAACCCCGAGGTCCACCTCATGGTCGTGCTCGTCGACGAGCGCCCCGAGGAGGTCACGGACATGGAGCGGACCGTGAAGGGCGAGGTCATCGCCTCGACCTTCGACCGTCCCGCGTCCGACCACACGATCGTGGCGGAGCTCGCGATCGAGCGGGCCAAGCGCCTGGTCGAGCTCGGTCAGGACGTCGTCGTGCTGCTCGACTCGCTGACGCGCCTGTCACGCGCCTACAACCTCGCGGCGCCGGCCTCGGGCCGCATCCTGTCCGGCGGCGTCGACGCCTCGGCGCTCTACCCGCCCAAGCGGTTCTTCGGCGCGGCCCGCAACATCGAGAACGGCGGCTCGCTGACGATCCTCGCCTCGGCGCTGGTCGAGACGGGCTCGAAGATGGACGAGGTCATCTTCGAGGAGTTCAAGGGCACCGGGAACATGGAGCTGCGGCTGTCGCGCTCGCTCGCCGACAAGCGCATCTTCCCGGCGGTGGACGTCAACGCGTCCGGCACCCGCCGCGAGGAGGTGCTCATGAGCAACGACGAGCTGAAGATCGTCTACAAGCTGCGTCGCGTGCTCGGCGGGCTGGACCAGCAGCAGGCCATCGAGCTGCTGCTGGGCAAGCTCCGCGAGACGAAGTCGAACGTCGAGTTCCTGCTGCAGGTGCAGAAGACGACGCCCGGCCACAACGGCCCCGCCCTCGAGGACGGCGTCGGCAAGGTCGTCTGA
- a CDS encoding type II toxin-antitoxin system PemK/MazF family toxin, giving the protein MPLAPEDLADVLTRPEVIGLLALLLLVALVGRRRRRRVAAPRAGIGRPRVGDVWFADVPFEDGTGSKDRPVLVLRVDDRTWEVARFTSQDRSARRDHVRLPPGFPGLTRASWIDLRPRTLPLSAARRRSGHPGEALVAWYRDAADGRGPS; this is encoded by the coding sequence GTGCCGCTCGCTCCGGAGGACCTTGCCGACGTGCTCACCCGGCCCGAGGTGATCGGGCTGCTCGCGCTCCTGCTGCTCGTCGCCCTCGTCGGACGGCGCCGCCGACGTCGGGTCGCAGCCCCGCGCGCGGGAATCGGTCGGCCGCGCGTCGGTGACGTCTGGTTCGCCGACGTCCCGTTCGAGGACGGGACGGGCAGCAAGGACCGTCCCGTCCTCGTGCTGCGCGTCGACGACCGGACCTGGGAGGTCGCACGGTTCACGTCGCAGGACCGCAGTGCGCGACGTGACCACGTCCGGCTGCCGCCGGGCTTCCCCGGCCTGACCCGTGCCAGCTGGATCGACCTGCGGCCACGGACGCTGCCGCTGTCGGCCGCGCGTCGCCGGTCCGGGCACCCGGGCGAGGCGCTCGTGGCCTGGTACCGCGACGCGGCCGACGGGCGCGGGCCGTCCTGA